One segment of Fuscovulum ytuae DNA contains the following:
- a CDS encoding CoA transferase, with translation MAGVLAGMRVIEGSAFVAVPLAGMTLAQMGADVIRFDRPQGGLDAHRWPVTRDGTSLFWAGLNKGKRSLAVDMTQPAGQEIITDLICAPGPDAGMFLTNLRVRGWMDYPALQARREDLIMVSLTGTRRGEPAVDYTVNPSLGFPMATGAEGSTEPVAHVLPAWDCIAGGMVVNALLAAERHRLRTGRGQLAELALKDVASAMLANLGIVGEVLANGVDRPKAGNSLYGAYGQDFVLACGRRVMVIGLTDRQWRGLVKLLGLDQQVAHLGQRMALDLSKEGDRWLARKEITALFAPWFAARRLDEVGPLFDAAGLTWSIFRSFAEAVHQDPDLSPDNPMVSMIHQPGVGMLPVPGSPISFSDLERMGPAPAPVLGEHTEEILGDVLGLGSGQIGKLMDTGVVSQGIVPKRAA, from the coding sequence ATGGCAGGCGTGCTGGCGGGAATGCGGGTGATAGAGGGATCGGCCTTCGTGGCGGTGCCCTTGGCGGGGATGACGCTGGCGCAGATGGGGGCGGATGTGATCCGCTTTGACCGCCCGCAAGGGGGATTGGACGCCCATCGCTGGCCCGTGACGCGGGATGGCACCAGCCTCTTTTGGGCGGGGCTGAACAAGGGCAAGCGGTCGCTTGCCGTAGATATGACCCAGCCCGCGGGGCAAGAGATCATCACCGATCTCATCTGCGCCCCGGGGCCGGATGCAGGGATGTTCCTCACGAACCTGCGGGTGCGCGGCTGGATGGATTACCCCGCGCTTCAGGCACGGCGCGAAGATCTGATCATGGTCAGCCTGACAGGCACAAGGCGGGGGGAGCCTGCGGTCGATTACACAGTGAACCCGTCGCTGGGCTTTCCCATGGCCACGGGGGCAGAAGGGTCGACCGAACCTGTGGCCCATGTCCTGCCGGCATGGGATTGCATCGCGGGGGGCATGGTGGTGAACGCCCTGCTGGCCGCCGAACGCCACCGGCTGCGCACTGGTCGCGGGCAATTGGCGGAACTGGCGCTCAAGGATGTGGCCTCGGCCATGCTCGCCAATCTGGGGATCGTGGGCGAGGTTCTGGCGAATGGCGTGGATCGCCCCAAGGCCGGGAACAGCCTTTACGGCGCCTATGGGCAGGATTTTGTGCTGGCCTGCGGGCGCCGGGTGATGGTGATCGGCCTGACCGATCGGCAATGGCGCGGGTTGGTCAAGCTGCTGGGTCTGGATCAGCAGGTCGCCCATCTGGGCCAACGCATGGCGCTGGACCTGTCCAAGGAAGGCGACCGCTGGCTGGCCCGAAAGGAAATCACCGCGCTCTTTGCCCCTTGGTTCGCGGCGCGGCGGCTGGATGAGGTGGGGCCGCTTTTCGATGCGGCGGGCCTGACATGGTCGATCTTCCGCAGCTTTGCCGAAGCCGTGCATCAGGACCCTGACCTTTCGCCCGACAATCCCATGGTGTCGATGATCCACCAGCCCGGCGTGGGGATGCTGCCCGTGCCGGGATCGCCCATCAGCTTTTCCGATCTGGAACGGATGGGCCCAGCCCCGGCCCCGGTCCTTGGTGAACATACGGAAGAGATTTTGGGCGATGTCCTTGGCCTTGGGTCCGGCCAAATCGGCAAGCTGATGGATACAGGCGTGGTGTCGCAGGGGATCGTGCCAAAGCGCGCGGCCTGA
- a CDS encoding NAD(P)H-binding protein → MTLALTGATGQLGHLAIAALKARGHAPVALVRDPAKAADLGVEARAFDYKNAATLVPALTGVTTLVLISSNDFDDRTGQHRNVIDAARAAGVGRILYTSLLKADTSPMLLAADHKATEEAIRASGLPFTLLRNGWYIENHTASLGGAIAAGALIGAAGEGRFSAAARADYAEAIAVTAAGDGHHGKVYELAGDGAYSYADLAAEVTRQTGKAIPYNDLPSAAYAGILQSFGLPEGFAHVLADSDVQAGQGALYDDSRTLSRLIGRPTTPMADMVAKALA, encoded by the coding sequence ATGACCCTCGCCCTGACCGGAGCCACTGGCCAATTGGGCCACCTTGCCATTGCCGCGCTGAAGGCGCGCGGCCATGCCCCCGTTGCGCTGGTGCGCGATCCGGCCAAAGCCGCCGATCTTGGCGTCGAAGCCCGCGCCTTCGATTACAAGAACGCCGCCACACTTGTCCCGGCTCTGACGGGGGTGACGACGCTTGTCCTGATCTCATCCAACGATTTCGACGACCGGACGGGTCAGCATCGCAATGTGATTGATGCCGCGCGGGCGGCGGGCGTTGGGCGCATCCTGTATACCTCGCTTCTGAAGGCCGACACCTCGCCCATGCTGCTGGCCGCCGATCATAAGGCGACGGAAGAGGCGATCCGCGCCTCGGGCCTTCCCTTCACCCTGTTGCGCAACGGCTGGTATATCGAAAACCACACCGCCAGCCTTGGCGGAGCCATCGCGGCGGGTGCCTTGATCGGGGCGGCGGGAGAGGGCCGTTTCTCGGCTGCCGCACGCGCCGATTATGCCGAGGCCATCGCTGTGACAGCCGCAGGGGACGGGCATCACGGGAAGGTTTATGAACTGGCAGGGGATGGGGCCTATAGCTATGCCGACCTCGCGGCAGAGGTCACGCGCCAGACGGGCAAGGCGATCCCCTATAACGATTTACCGTCTGCGGCCTATGCGGGCATCCTGCAAAGCTTTGGCCTTCCCGAAGGCTTTGCGCATGTTCTGGCCGATAGCGATGTGCAGGCCGGGCAGGGCGCGCTTTACGATGACAGCCGCACCCTTTCGCGCCTGATCGGGCGACCGACCACGCCCATGGCCGATATGGTGGCCAAGGCGCTGGCTTAA
- a CDS encoding winged helix-turn-helix transcriptional regulator, translating into MKDYPAPQPGMEPNVLHPLCPSRQVLGLLTSRWGALVLVALAGRTLRFSQLRRELGDVSERMLSQTLQALEAHGMVRRVAHEVVPPHVDYSLTEIGEEAAGLVRGLARWVEGRLPDILAGRASGC; encoded by the coding sequence ATGAAAGACTATCCCGCCCCACAGCCCGGCATGGAACCGAATGTGTTGCACCCGCTCTGCCCCTCGCGGCAGGTGCTGGGCTTGCTCACCAGCCGCTGGGGCGCACTGGTCCTTGTGGCGCTGGCCGGGCGTACCTTGCGCTTTTCGCAACTGCGCCGTGAATTGGGCGATGTGAGCGAGCGGATGCTGTCCCAAACCCTGCAAGCGCTTGAGGCACATGGCATGGTGCGGCGCGTGGCGCATGAGGTGGTACCCCCGCATGTGGACTATTCCCTAACCGAGATCGGCGAAGAGGCGGCGGGTCTGGTGCGGGGCCTTGCGCGCTGGGTTGAGGGGCGGTTGCCCGATATTCTGGCAGGCCGGGCATCGGGCTGCTGA